In Sphingobacterium thalpophilum, a genomic segment contains:
- the nrdF gene encoding class 1b ribonucleoside-diphosphate reductase subunit beta, whose product MSKTYKAVNWNTPENDYVLMFWEQNIRQFWIDTEYIPSKDIDSWKRISPEMKDAYKKALGGLTLLDTLQSHTGMPKIIDHIDTLQNKAVLSYMCMMEAIHAKSYSTIFTTVSTTAEINDIFEWVQQNKYLQYKAETIDGYYRAIDKEDASDEEIYMAMAASVLLESFLFYSGFFLPLWLCGQGEMVASADIIKKIIADESIHGVFVGLIAQDQFKKLKNQDQVKARFLALLYNLYENELKYTEEIYTEVGLTAEVKEYVRYNANKALMNLGFDPIFEVKQVNPIVLNGLNTETTQHDFFSKKSTNYEKATEIVHLKDDDFKMDVVVDI is encoded by the coding sequence ATGAGTAAAACATATAAAGCTGTCAACTGGAATACCCCTGAGAACGATTATGTATTGATGTTCTGGGAACAAAATATCCGTCAATTCTGGATCGATACGGAATACATTCCTTCAAAAGATATCGATAGCTGGAAACGTATCAGCCCAGAAATGAAAGATGCGTATAAAAAAGCTTTAGGTGGATTAACCTTGTTGGATACTCTTCAAAGCCACACAGGTATGCCTAAAATCATCGATCATATCGATACATTACAGAATAAAGCTGTGTTGTCCTATATGTGTATGATGGAAGCTATCCACGCAAAATCGTATTCCACTATTTTCACGACAGTTTCTACAACCGCCGAAATAAACGACATTTTCGAATGGGTTCAACAAAATAAATATCTTCAATACAAAGCAGAAACGATTGATGGTTACTACCGCGCAATCGATAAAGAAGATGCTTCGGACGAGGAGATTTATATGGCGATGGCTGCATCTGTATTATTGGAGTCATTCTTATTTTATTCTGGATTCTTCTTGCCATTATGGTTATGTGGACAAGGTGAAATGGTTGCTTCTGCCGATATCATTAAGAAAATTATCGCAGACGAATCCATTCACGGTGTATTCGTTGGATTAATAGCCCAAGATCAATTCAAAAAATTAAAAAATCAAGATCAGGTAAAAGCTCGTTTCTTGGCCTTGCTTTACAATTTGTATGAAAATGAGCTGAAATATACAGAAGAGATCTATACTGAAGTTGGCTTAACTGCAGAGGTAAAAGAATATGTTCGTTACAATGCCAACAAAGCATTGATGAATTTAGGCTTTGATCCGATCTTCGAAGTAAAACAAGTCAACCCAATCGTATTGAATGGTTTGAATACTGAAACGACACAACATGACTTCTTCTCCAAGAAATCAACTAACTACGAAAAAGCAACGGAAATTGTCCATCTAAAAGATGACGACTTCAAAATGGATGTGGTCGTAGATATATAA
- a CDS encoding glycoside hydrolase family 76 protein, with protein MKRYFTLFLLNFIGVTLFAQKNNFQNYAIQTLDSIYSKFGNTKNQLLAEKYPFDENFKADYLDNNQQAAQQKKYAYLWPFSGSFSAVNALMELPKTKKAFQFILDKKVLVGLQEYRDESRSPVGYASYLNTAPPSDRFYDDNIWLGIDFTDSYIHTKKINYLSSAKEIWNFVKSGEDDKLGGGIYWCEQKKESKNTCSNAPASVFALKLFMATNDRSYLQEGERLYEWTKRNLQDPEDKLYWDNMQLNGKIGKAKFSYNAGQMLQAAALLYKLTKNKRYLEDAQQLAEACLGYFFETDAKLNFPKLKNSNLWFHAVMMRGYIELAAVNGDQRYLTVFAKNLEFAWQHMRDKEGLFSADWTLKDQHKSKWLLDQCAFVEMYARLAKAGY; from the coding sequence ATGAAAAGATATTTTACGTTGTTTCTTTTGAACTTTATTGGTGTAACCTTATTTGCACAGAAAAATAATTTTCAGAACTATGCTATCCAAACTTTAGATAGCATCTATAGCAAGTTTGGAAATACCAAGAATCAGCTCTTGGCTGAAAAATATCCCTTTGATGAAAACTTTAAAGCTGATTATCTGGATAATAATCAACAGGCAGCGCAGCAAAAGAAATATGCTTATCTATGGCCTTTCTCGGGTAGTTTCTCGGCTGTAAATGCCTTGATGGAATTGCCAAAAACAAAAAAGGCATTTCAGTTCATACTTGACAAAAAAGTCCTGGTTGGGCTACAGGAATATAGGGATGAAAGTCGGTCGCCGGTTGGTTATGCTTCTTATTTAAATACAGCTCCTCCCTCGGATCGTTTTTATGACGATAATATCTGGTTGGGTATCGATTTTACCGATAGCTATATCCATACAAAAAAAATAAACTACCTGTCTTCGGCCAAAGAGATCTGGAATTTTGTAAAGAGTGGGGAGGATGATAAACTCGGCGGTGGCATTTATTGGTGTGAACAGAAAAAGGAATCTAAAAATACCTGTTCGAATGCACCAGCAAGTGTATTTGCACTTAAGTTATTTATGGCAACCAATGATAGGTCCTATCTGCAAGAAGGGGAACGTCTTTATGAATGGACAAAAAGAAATCTTCAGGATCCCGAAGATAAGTTATACTGGGACAATATGCAGCTCAATGGAAAGATTGGAAAAGCTAAGTTTTCGTACAACGCCGGACAAATGTTGCAGGCAGCAGCCCTGCTTTATAAGTTAACGAAAAATAAACGGTACCTTGAGGATGCACAACAGCTGGCTGAGGCCTGTCTAGGCTATTTTTTCGAAACGGATGCGAAATTGAATTTCCCAAAATTGAAAAATAGCAATTTGTGGTTTCATGCCGTAATGATGCGTGGTTACATCGAGCTCGCTGCGGTGAATGGCGACCAAAGGTATCTCACCGTTTTTGCGAAAAATCTTGAATTTGCCTGGCAGCATATGCGCGATAAAGAAGGATTATTTAGTGCAGATTGGACCCTGAAAGATCAGCATAAATCGAAATGGCTGCTCGATCAATGTGCTTTTGTCGAAATGTACGCACGGTTGGCAAAAGCTGGGTATTAA
- a CDS encoding alkaline phosphatase: MNTTVDIIKKEKPTITFVHFDQPDGVGHNIGHNTPEYYAELKQVDRRIGTLQQAVKDAGIADETIFVIAADHGGTGKGHGGKSLAEVEIPWVMTGPGVPKGKEIKETLMIYDIAPTLTWLLGAPLDAAWRGQAIKAFQQ; encoded by the coding sequence TTGAACACCACCGTGGATATCATAAAAAAGGAGAAACCGACGATTACTTTTGTGCATTTCGACCAACCTGATGGCGTAGGCCATAATATCGGGCATAATACACCGGAATACTATGCCGAACTAAAACAGGTCGACAGACGTATTGGTACCTTGCAGCAAGCTGTAAAAGACGCAGGAATTGCAGACGAAACAATTTTTGTTATTGCTGCGGATCATGGTGGTACCGGAAAAGGACACGGTGGTAAATCGCTGGCCGAGGTGGAGATTCCTTGGGTAATGACCGGACCAGGTGTACCAAAAGGAAAAGAAATCAAGGAAACTTTGATGATTTATGATATCGCGCCTACGTTAACTTGGTTGCTTGGTGCACCGCTTGATGCCGCTTGGCGCGGACAGGCAATCAAAGCATTCCAACAATAG